The segment CGCGGAGGACATGACCAAGGGCCTGGTCGACCGGTTCCGCTCGCTGCCGATGGCCCGCGCCGCCGTGCTCACCGGCCGCACCCTGGCCGACCTGGTGCAGACCGCGTTCACCGTGGTCGTGCTGGCCCTGGTCGCGCTGCTGGTCGGCTGGCGGATCCACAACGGCGTGCTGGACGCGCTCGCCGCGTTCGGCCTGCTGTTGCTGCTCGGCTACGCCTTCTCCTGGATCGGCGCGCTGATCGGCCTGTCGGTGCGCAGCCCCGAGGCGGCCACCTCGGCCGGGCTGATCTGGCTGTTCCCGCTGACCTTCGTCTCCAACGCGTTCGTGCCGGTCGACTCGATGCCGGACTGGCTCCAGCCGGTCGCCTACTGGAACCCGTTCTCCGCCACCGTGCAGGCCTGCCGCAGCCTGTTCGGCAACCAGCTCGGCCCGGTGCCGGACTCCTGGCCGATGCAGCACGCCGTGCCGGTGTCGATCGCCTGGTCGCTGGTCATCCTGGCGGTGTTCTCCTGGCTGTCGGTGCGCAAGTACCGCCGCGCGGCCGGCTGAGCGCCCGCGCTCGCACCCGCGCCCGCGACACGCACGACGGCCGCTCCCCCCACCCGGGGGAGCGGCCGTCGTCGTACGTCCGCGGCGGCCGGACCGGACGCGGTGCCCGGACCGGCTGTCGGGTCGGCCGGGTCAGCCGGAGAACGGCTTGGCTTCGGTGATCTTCACGCGCGCCTTCTTGCCGTTCGGCAGCTCGTACTGGGCGTCCTCGCCCACCGACTTGCCGATGATGGCCCGGCCCAGCGGCGACTGCGGGGAGTACACGTCGATGTCGCCGTCGGTGACCTCGCGGGAGGCCAGCAGGAACTCCATGGTGTCGTCCTCGTCGCCGTCGAAGGCGACCTTCACCAGCATGCCGGGGGCCACCACGCCGGAGTCGGCCGGAGCCTCGCCGACCTTCGCCCGCTCCAGCAGCTGGGACAGCTGGCGGATCCGCGCCTCGGTCTTGCCCTGCTCGTCCTTGGCCGCGTGGTAGCCGGCGTTCTCCTTGAGGTCGCCCTCCTCGCGCGCGGCCTCGATCTTCTTCGCGATCTCGATGCGCCAGGGCCCGGTCAGGTGGTCGAACTCGGCCTTCAGCTTGTTGTAGTGGTCCTGAGTGAGCCAGGTCACGTCATCGTTGGTCTGGGTCACAGGGTGCTCCTCGCGTCGGTGCTGGCTCCGCCCCGGGGGTGGAACGGCGGCGGTGGGTCGATTTCCTGGGCAGATGCAAAGCAACGCCCGCTCCCGAGCCGGGCGGCGCGGAAGGGGCGAAACCACGAGCCTAACAAGTTCCGGGCGCGGACGGGAGGTCTGCGGGCCGCCGGGGGCGCTCCCCGGCCGGGGACCCACCGAAAGGGTGAGCGAGGCGGCGCGGGCGGGTGCCACTTCCGGTCGACGGCGGGCGCGGCCGCTCGGCGGCGGGCGCCACGTCCGGACGGTGGGGGCGGGCGTCACGTCCCGGCGGCGGGTGTCACGTCCCGGCGGCGGGTGTCACTTCTCGTCGGGGGTGCAGCCGAGCAGTTCCGCGGTGGTGCCGCGGGCGGTGGTCCGCAGCGTGACCACCTCGACGTAGCTGTCGCCCGCGGCCGGCACCGGGAAGTCCGACTGGCCGACCACCGAGCCGTCCGCGCCCTGCGAGCGCACCGTGCACACCCCCGAGACGCCGTCGCCCTTGCGCACCGAGAGCTGCAGCTGCAGCTCGGAGTCGGAGACCGCCTGGAAGGTCGGCACCGTACCGTTCAGCTTGGTCTCCCGCACCAGGTACGAGCCGCCGAGCCAGGCGACCAGCCCCAGGAACAGCACCCCGCAGACCACGGCGGCCACCCGCAGCTTGCGGTCGGCGGCCCGGTCGTCGTCCCGGCTGTAGCGGCCGGCCGGCGGTGCGGCGGGCGGCGCGGTGCGGGTCCCGGGCGTAGGGCTGTGGTCCATGGCGGAGGTCGGTCCTTTCGCGGAGGGGCGTTCGTCCTTCGGTGGGAATGGACAGGCCCTCCAGTCCGTCACTATAGGAGGGGCACGTCCGCGCCGGAGGCGGCGGGGGGAGCCGGCCAGACGAACCGGACATACCTGTACCTGAAGGGGACCAGGCGTTGAGCGAGCAGTTGCGTTTGATGGCGGTGCACGCGCACCCGGACGACGAGTCCAGCAAGGGCGCCGCCACCATGGCGATGTACGTGGCCCAGGGCGTGGAGGTCCTGGTCGCCACCTGCACCGGGGGCGAGCGGGGTTCGATCCTCAACCCCAAGCTGCAGGGCGACCCCTGGGTCGAGGAGAACATCCACGAGGTCCGCCGCAAGGAGATGGACGCCGCCCGGGAGATCCTCGGCGTCCGGCAGTCCTGGCTCGGCTACGTCGACTCGGGCCTCCCGGAGGGCGACCCGCTGCCGCCGCTGCCCGAGGGCTGCTTCGCCCTGGAGGAGGTCGAGGTCGCGGCCGGCGCCCTGGTCAAGCTGATCCGCGAGTTCCGCCCGCACGTGATCACCACGTACGACGAGAACGGCGGCTACCCGCACCCCGACCACATCATGACCCACAAGATCACCATGGCCGCGTTCGAGGCGGCCGGCGACCCCGCGGCCTACCCCGAGGCGGGCGAGCCCTGGCAGCCGTCCAAGCTGTACTACAACCACGGCTTCCCGATGGGCCGGATCCGCGCCCTGCACGCCTACCTCAGCGAGAACGGGCACGACTCCCCGTACGGCGAGTGGATCGAGGGCTGGGAGAAGTCCGGCCGCGCCGAGCGGGAGATCACCACCCGGGTCGAGTGCGCCGACTACTTCGAGATCCGGGACAAGGCGCTGATCGCGCACGCCACCCAGATCGATCCCGACGGGCCCTGGTTCCGCGTCCCGCTCGCCATCCAGCGCGAGGTCTGGCCCACCGAGGACTACGAGCTCGCCAAGTCCCTGGTCGACACCGACCTCCCCGAGACCGACCTGTTCGCCGGCCTCCGCAAGTAACCCCCGCCCGGGCGGGCGCGGCACCCCGCCGCGCCCGCCCGGCACCCCCCGGTGCCCCGGCCGGCTTAAGGCCGGGTCACCATGGATGAATGAGCACCCCCGTGAACCCCGTCCAGCTCGCCAACGCCCTGGCCCTCGACGAGGCCAAGGTCACCCCCGGCCTCCTCGGCTTCGTGGTCTTCGCCGCCCTCGGCGTCGCCACCTGGTTCCTGCTGAAGTCGATGAACGCCCGCTTCAAGAAGATCGACTTCGCCGAGCAGCCGGACCCCAAGGACGACTGACCGCGTCCGGGCGCCCTAGGTGCTCGTACGGGTGCGGGGCTGTCGGCTGTCGGTGGGCGGCGGGTGTCAGCGGGCGCGCAGCGGCGGGCGGGGGCAGCCGGTCGGTGCGGCGGCCGCCCGGTCCTCCGGGGCGGGGGCGACGGTGAGGGTGCCGTCCGGGAGCGCGCGGACCGAGCGGACGCCCGGCAGCAGGTTCAGCAGGACGCACGGGGTGCCGATCAGGGCCGCGGCGGCCAGCAGGGTGGTGCGGGTGCCGAACAGCTCGGTGGCCGGGCCGGCCACCGCGTAGCCGGCGGGCATCGCGAGCAGCGAGATCATCCAGTCCAGCGAACTGACCCGGGCCAGCAGCTCCCTGGGGAAGAGCTGCTGCTGGACGGTCGCCAGCACCTCGTTGACCAGCGCCGTCATCACGAAGGCCAGCGCCACGCCCGCCGCGATCGCGGCGACCGGCGCGGTGAAGGCCAGCAGCGCCAGCGGGACGGCGCCGAACAGCGCGGTCGCGTTGGTGGCCACCAGCGGGCGGCGCGGACGGAAGCGCAGCGCCACCAGCCCGCCGACGATCGAACCCACCGCGCCGGTGACCAGCACCGTGCTCCAGGCGGCGGCCCCGCCGCGGCCCTGCTGCAGCACCACCGGGCCCAGCACGAAGAAGAACGCGATCGCGAAGTTCCACACGCCCCAGCCGATCAGGTTCGCCAGGTACCAGCGGCGCCGCGCCACCACCGTCCAGCCCTCGCGCAGCTCCGCGAAGAACCGCCGCCGCTGCGGCGGCTCGGCCGGCCGGGCCAGCCGCATCCGGGCCAGCAGCACGAAACTCAGCAGGAAACTCGCCGCGTTGAACAGGATCGCGGCCCCCGGGCCGGTCACCTCCAGCAGCACCGCGGCGAGCGCCGGACCGAGCACCTTGGTGCTGCTGTCGGTCAGCCCGAGCAGCGCGTTGGCCGACTGCAGGTCCTCCGCCCCGACCAGCTCCGGCACGACGGCCCGGGAGGCCGGCGTGAAGAACGCGAAGGCCATCCCGGCCACCGTGTAGGTGACCCCGAACTGCCAGACCGCCGTCTGCCCCAGCAGCACCATCGCGGCCAGCAACCCGTAGCAGACCGCCTGCGCGCCGTCCGTCACCAGCAGCACCAGCTTGCGGGACAGCCGGTCCGCCCAGACCCCGCCCACCGGCAGCATCACCACCTGCCCGACCGCCTGGCAGGTCAGCACGGCCCCCACGTCCAGCACGCTGCCGCCCGTGCCCAGGACGGCGAACACCACCGTCACCGGCATCAGGGCGTTGCCCACCGCGGAGATGCTGCGGGCCGTCCACAGCAGGCGGTAGGGGCGCTCTCGCAGGACGCTCAACGACTTCGGCAGGAACACGGTCCGGGCCTTCCTCTTCTGGGGGCACGCGTGTGCGCACGCGTACGGGCAGCAGGGCACGGCCGATCGGCCGACGGGCGCCGGCTCCTCGGTGCGGTGGGTGAACGGGGGCCTGTGGTCAGGCGGTTCGGGTTCCGGGGGCGGTCAGGCACCGGCCCGGAAGCGTCGGCGGTAGGCGGCGGGCGTCGTGCCGGCCCGCTTGCGCAGCGCGCGGTGCAGGGTCTCCACCGAGCCGAGTCCGCAGTCGGCGGCGACCTGCTCCAGCGACCGGTCGGTGCTCTCCAGCAGGCGGCGGGCCGCCTCCACCCGGGCGGCCTCCACGTAGGCGCCCGGGGTCGTCCCGGTCTCCTGGCGGAAGACCCGGGCGAAGTGGCGTTCGCTCAGGCACATCCGGGCCGCCAGCGCGGGGGTCGACAGGTCGCCGTCCAGGTGGTCGACGATGAACACCCGCAGCTCGTCGACGCCCTGGCGGGCCGCGGGCGGATGGCTCAGCGGGACGGAGACCTGGCTCTGGCCGCTCGGCCGCCGCAGGTACACCACCAACTGCCGGGCGACCGCCTGCGCGACCCGGTCACCCAGGTCCTCGGCGACCAGCGCCAGCGCCAGGTCGATGCCGGAGCTGATCCCGGCGCCGGTCCACACGTCCCCGCAGCGGACGAAGATCGGATCCGGGTCGACGGTCACCTCGGGATGCCCGGCCGCCAGCCCCGCCGCCGCCGACCAGTGCGTCGTCGCGGTCCGGCCGTCCAGCAGCCCGGCCGCCGCCAACAGGTGCGCGCCGGCACACACCGCCACCACCCGCCGGGCCCGCGCCGCGACCGCCGCGACCCACGCCACCACGTCCCCGTCCACCCGCGCGGCCTCCCCGCCGGGCCCCGCCACGACCGCCCCCGGCACCAGCAGCGTGTCCACCGCCCCGCCCACCTCGTCGAACGCCAGGTCCGCCACCAGCCGCACCCCCGCCGCCGTGACCACCTCCCCCCGCGCCCGCCCCGCCAACTCCACCCGGTACCCGCCCCCGCCCTCCCGCCCGGCCAACGCGAACACCTCGGCGGGGCCGGTCACATCGAGCAGGTCGACACCGGGGAAGACCGCGATCACGACGCGGCGGATACTGGACATGCCCCCATCCTCAGCCGCCCCGCCGGACGGGACAATGACGGGCTGCTGTCACATCCGGACACGGCGTCCGGCCCGGCGTCCGGCCCGGCGGCACACGTCCTGGGAAGCGACACCTGCCCGGGCCGGCACGTCCCGGACGCGGTCACGCACCAGCGCGTCGCTCAAGCCGGGCTGCCGCCGCTGGCTCTCCACTCGAGCGCCTCGGGCACCTCGGTGAATTCGACCAGGTGCTGTCCGACGTATTCCTGCAGGGCGTCCCGGACTTCCGCGGGGCTGACGTAGAAGAACTCGCGTCGGGTGTTGACCTGGTTGACCCGGCGGTCCGCGAAGTGCTGGTGGAGTTTGGTCTCCAGGCCGACGGCGTCGTCGCTGAAGATGAGCGCGTGGACGTCGAAGCGGAACGGCACGGATGCGCCGCTGAGCTCGTAGATGCGGTCCAGGGGTTCGAGTCGGCGGGTCAGACCGATCTTGACCATGTGTTCGCCGAAGGCACCCACATTGGAGATGACGTAGACGTAGCCGGTGCGGATGTTCGCCGCCCGGGCCTCCACGCTGCGCAGGGCGGACTCGATGTCGGCGAGCCTGCTCTCCAGGTCCAGGACACCCTGCGGGTCGCCACGCTCACGCAGCCGCCGCAGAGCCGTCTGGACGTGGTCGTGCTCCTTGTCCAACTTCTCGCGTTCGCGGTCGAACTCGCGTTGCGCCCGCTCCTCCTCGCGCTGGCGGGCCCGTGCTTCGCGCTGGGCTTCCTTCTCCTCGTCCTTCTTCTGCAGGTAGTCGGCGGTCAGCGTCAACTCGCGTACGCGGGCGTCGTGGTAGCCGTCCGCAATGCGGATCTGCATGGTGGCGCCCAGCTTGGCGATGGTCTCGCGGGTCTTGTAGAGACGGTCGACCAACGGGCCGACGCGGTACGGGCGCATGGTGCGCACCGCTTGGTCGGCCTCGGCGTTGTAGGCGCGCAGCATCAGCTTGGAGAAGTCCCGCACCATCTTCCTGCCCTCGCGCTGCGACCCGTTGACGGTCCACTGCGAGACGGACCGCACCGCCTGCCCCGCGCGCACCATCTCCTTGATCTCCGCCCGCAGCGAGTCCAGGCGGGTGCGATAGGCGACCGCGTCCTGCAGCGGGTGCCGGTAGTCGTACACCCCGACCTGCTGCAACAGGGCGGCGTCCTCGGTCACCACGATCTGCGCCTGGGCCTCGGTCAGACGGTTCCGCACCTCGGACAGGTCCTGCTGGGCCCGCTCCAGTTCCTTCCGCGCCCTGCCCGCTTCCTTGAGGATGGCCTGCATCTCGGCGGTCTCCCGGCGTACCGCGTCGCGGGCCTCCAAGCGAAGCCCGCGGGCGTCCTCCTCGGCCTCCGCCCGGATGCTTTCGGCCTCGGCCCGGGCCAGGACCACTGCCCGCACCGCCTCCAGGGCGTCCGGGCCCTGCGTCCGAGCGATCCACTCGCGCAACTGGGCCAGCTCGTCGTCCGCCCGCCCGCGACGTCGGCCGAAGAGCTTCGGGCGGGCACCCCGGTCTTCGAAACCCGGTGGTGGAGCCGGTCGGCTGACCGCCGACACTCCGGGGTCCTCGGAGATCCACAGCTGCCAGCCGTCAGGCGGCGCCGGCCAGGACGGGTCGGGCCGCCAGTCAGCCGGGGGAGTCCAACCGGTGGGAGCGGGAGGCCAGTTCGGGGGCGGGTTGAAGCGCAGGCTCGCCACAGTGGCTCCTGGGGCGCGAGGGACAGGGCGCGCACGACCGTGCACGCAACCGCATGTGGTGGAAGCGGCGCAGCGCGTCGCCGACGAAGGGCACGACTGTTCCGAACCACTGCCACCCATGATGCGGCGCACCCTCCGCCCACGGCCATCGGAGCCGTCCCGGGCCTCCAGTGCGGAACCTTCGGTCCTCGGGCGCACCCGCCGCGAGCCGGGTACCGCGCCCGGCTCGCGGCGGGTCACTGCTGCCAGTGACTTCACACAACCAGGTGGTTCTGGCCTGGCATTTTTCCGAATAGTGCCGGCATGGACACGTATGGTGATCGGCTCGGGGCTTAGCCGCCTGGGCTGAAGACCAGCTAACCGTCCCGTTCCGAGGCCGACCGGTCACGCGTCCGGAGAGCGGGGTCAGATCACGCTGAGGTCGATCTCGACGGCGAACGGGACGGCCGTCCTGATCGCGCCCGTGAACACGTCCGCGTCGCGGTAGGACCGGCTCGCGGGGTCGAGGACGTAGGTGCAGACGAGAGGGACGCCGTTGGCGGTCTGCTCGATCCGCCAGTAGAAGGCGATGCCGGCCTGGGCGTACTGATCCGCCTTCACGATGCGGTCGGTGGTCTCCGACCCCGATGACACGACCTCGACGACCAGGAGGACGTGCTCCGGGCGGGTAGGCGTGATGTCGATGGTCTCGGCCCGGTAGACCACGACATCGGGCCGCCGGTTGGTGAGCGGCACGTCCTGCAGGCGGACGTCGAAGTCCGTGTCGGCGTTCCAGTCCGGACCGGCGGCCGCATCCAGGGCGTTCGCCAGGATCCGGGCCAGGCGGTTGTGCCGATTGGAGGCGCGCGGGCTCACGACGACCATCCCGTCCACGATCTCGATGCCCGCGCACTGCTCCTCGGACCAGGAGCCGTACTCGTCAGCGGTGATCGGGTGGTGCATCCACTGGGGAGCGACCATCTCGGCGGTCATCGGCGCACCTCCGCTGGGTGGACTCGACGGGCTCGATCCTGCTCGGCCCAGCGTACTGTTCTGCGGCCCGGGGATACTGCTCTGTGGATCGGACTGTCCAGCCGTGCCAGCGTGTTGTCGTCAAGACGCGCGGGTCAGGGCGCCCTGTCTCGCGCTCCGTACTCGCGCTGCAGCCGAACCATGCTGCGGAGCACGGGTATCGCCGCCTCGCTGATGCCACGTCGCCCTATCTCCAGCAGCACGCCGACAACCCCGTCGACTGGTGGGAGTGGTCACCGGAGGCGTTCGCGGAGGCGGAGCGGCGGCGGGGGGGGGGGGGGGGGTACGCGGCGTGTCACTGGTGCCAGTGAACTCACTAACCCAGTAGTCGGCGGTGCTTACACGTCTCTGATGATCACGCGCTTCCCGCAGAGCTTCGACCAGTCGTCCCGGTCGGAGGTCAGAACGATCACGGGGGCCGGGACACGGAGCGCGAGCGCGGCTACGAGGGCGTCAATCGCGTACTTGTGCCCGTGCAGCCCGCCTGCGTCCTGAAGCAGCGCTACTGCGGTCAGGGAGTCCTCCTGGCTGACCGGTTCCACCCGCAGCCGGGATAGCACCCACTTCAAGCGCGCCAGATCGGTCTTCCCCCGTGCGGCTTCAACGATGGTCAGCGCAGACACGAGGACGGGAACTCCGACCTGCCGGGATGCCTCGATGCGAGCCGCCATCCCGCGGTCGTTGCGCAGGAGCAGGGAGAGCGCCTCGGAGTCGAGCACCAGTGAGCGGGCCGGCTGCTCCTTCACGCAGCGCCCCGTTCGGCATTCTCGGCGTTCTCGTCTCCGAAGAGCTCGCGACGTGCGGCTTCGACCTCCTGCTCCGTGAGCGCGCCGTGCTCCTCCTCGTGGGCCGCGACGATCTCGGCGAGCCCGTCCATGGCGAGCTGGTGCCTGACGGCCTCGGTGATGTAGCTGGACAGGCCGCGTCGGCCGGCTCGAGAGCGGAGCTCACTGACCAGCTCGGTGGGCATGGACACGGAGATGTTCTCGGTGGTGCCAGCTCGGGTCGGCTTCATGCTCAGATTCTAGGACAACCTCTATTACACCGTGAGGATCACGCGCGGAGCAGGGGGGTGCGTACAGGGACTCCGAGCTGTGTGTGAGCCTTGTCGACATGCCA is part of the Kitasatospora setae KM-6054 genome and harbors:
- a CDS encoding GlxA family transcriptional regulator gives rise to the protein MSSIRRVVIAVFPGVDLLDVTGPAEVFALAGREGGGGYRVELAGRARGEVVTAAGVRLVADLAFDEVGGAVDTLLVPGAVVAGPGGEAARVDGDVVAWVAAVAARARRVVAVCAGAHLLAAAGLLDGRTATTHWSAAAGLAAGHPEVTVDPDPIFVRCGDVWTGAGISSGIDLALALVAEDLGDRVAQAVARQLVVYLRRPSGQSQVSVPLSHPPAARQGVDELRVFIVDHLDGDLSTPALAARMCLSERHFARVFRQETGTTPGAYVEAARVEAARRLLESTDRSLEQVAADCGLGSVETLHRALRKRAGTTPAAYRRRFRAGA
- a CDS encoding DUF4307 domain-containing protein; translation: MDHSPTPGTRTAPPAAPPAGRYSRDDDRAADRKLRVAAVVCGVLFLGLVAWLGGSYLVRETKLNGTVPTFQAVSDSELQLQLSVRKGDGVSGVCTVRSQGADGSVVGQSDFPVPAAGDSYVEVVTLRTTARGTTAELLGCTPDEK
- a CDS encoding ABC transporter permease; protein product: MTLSDTRGAIGGAPVTPRRGVAATAHDSWVVAKRNLRRMTRIPEIVVFGLMQPVMFVLLFSYVMGGAIAIPGAPPSHQTYIEYLMAGIFAQTVTFAVAGASAGIAEDMTKGLVDRFRSLPMARAAVLTGRTLADLVQTAFTVVVLALVALLVGWRIHNGVLDALAAFGLLLLLGYAFSWIGALIGLSVRSPEAATSAGLIWLFPLTFVSNAFVPVDSMPDWLQPVAYWNPFSATVQACRSLFGNQLGPVPDSWPMQHAVPVSIAWSLVILAVFSWLSVRKYRRAAG
- a CDS encoding type II toxin-antitoxin system VapC family toxin, yielding MKEQPARSLVLDSEALSLLLRNDRGMAARIEASRQVGVPVLVSALTIVEAARGKTDLARLKWVLSRLRVEPVSQEDSLTAVALLQDAGGLHGHKYAIDALVAALALRVPAPVIVLTSDRDDWSKLCGKRVIIRDV
- a CDS encoding MFS transporter, with product MFLPKSLSVLRERPYRLLWTARSISAVGNALMPVTVVFAVLGTGGSVLDVGAVLTCQAVGQVVMLPVGGVWADRLSRKLVLLVTDGAQAVCYGLLAAMVLLGQTAVWQFGVTYTVAGMAFAFFTPASRAVVPELVGAEDLQSANALLGLTDSSTKVLGPALAAVLLEVTGPGAAILFNAASFLLSFVLLARMRLARPAEPPQRRRFFAELREGWTVVARRRWYLANLIGWGVWNFAIAFFFVLGPVVLQQGRGGAAAWSTVLVTGAVGSIVGGLVALRFRPRRPLVATNATALFGAVPLALLAFTAPVAAIAAGVALAFVMTALVNEVLATVQQQLFPRELLARVSSLDWMISLLAMPAGYAVAGPATELFGTRTTLLAAAALIGTPCVLLNLLPGVRSVRALPDGTLTVAPAPEDRAAAAPTGCPRPPLRAR
- the greA gene encoding transcription elongation factor GreA, with the translated sequence MTQTNDDVTWLTQDHYNKLKAEFDHLTGPWRIEIAKKIEAAREEGDLKENAGYHAAKDEQGKTEARIRQLSQLLERAKVGEAPADSGVVAPGMLVKVAFDGDEDDTMEFLLASREVTDGDIDVYSPQSPLGRAIIGKSVGEDAQYELPNGKKARVKITEAKPFSG
- a CDS encoding Uma2 family endonuclease; protein product: MTAEMVAPQWMHHPITADEYGSWSEEQCAGIEIVDGMVVVSPRASNRHNRLARILANALDAAAGPDWNADTDFDVRLQDVPLTNRRPDVVVYRAETIDITPTRPEHVLLVVEVVSSGSETTDRIVKADQYAQAGIAFYWRIEQTANGVPLVCTYVLDPASRSYRDADVFTGAIRTAVPFAVEIDLSVI
- a CDS encoding DUF4041 domain-containing protein, encoding MREWIARTQGPDALEAVRAVVLARAEAESIRAEAEEDARGLRLEARDAVRRETAEMQAILKEAGRARKELERAQQDLSEVRNRLTEAQAQIVVTEDAALLQQVGVYDYRHPLQDAVAYRTRLDSLRAEIKEMVRAGQAVRSVSQWTVNGSQREGRKMVRDFSKLMLRAYNAEADQAVRTMRPYRVGPLVDRLYKTRETIAKLGATMQIRIADGYHDARVRELTLTADYLQKKDEEKEAQREARARQREEERAQREFDREREKLDKEHDHVQTALRRLRERGDPQGVLDLESRLADIESALRSVEARAANIRTGYVYVISNVGAFGEHMVKIGLTRRLEPLDRIYELSGASVPFRFDVHALIFSDDAVGLETKLHQHFADRRVNQVNTRREFFYVSPAEVRDALQEYVGQHLVEFTEVPEALEWRASGGSPA
- the mca gene encoding mycothiol conjugate amidase Mca encodes the protein MSEQLRLMAVHAHPDDESSKGAATMAMYVAQGVEVLVATCTGGERGSILNPKLQGDPWVEENIHEVRRKEMDAAREILGVRQSWLGYVDSGLPEGDPLPPLPEGCFALEEVEVAAGALVKLIREFRPHVITTYDENGGYPHPDHIMTHKITMAAFEAAGDPAAYPEAGEPWQPSKLYYNHGFPMGRIRALHAYLSENGHDSPYGEWIEGWEKSGRAEREITTRVECADYFEIRDKALIAHATQIDPDGPWFRVPLAIQREVWPTEDYELAKSLVDTDLPETDLFAGLRK